The Nesterenkonia xinjiangensis genome contains a region encoding:
- a CDS encoding sodium:solute symporter family protein, whose translation MSATEIAGLIVIAAFLLVPLAMGAFASRKSTATAEDFFLQGRAMGSVAVFFTVAATWWSAFAFLGSNASFYLDGPLYWTAIAWNIFFGVMYYVVGKRIWFHGKRGGYVTPRDFFVDLYGSRRLGTFIAVILLVFTLPHLQIQLTGGAYLMEVASDGALPFWLAGLLFYLVIIIYVWSGGLRAVAWTDVFYGVLLFLGMITAGIFLVGEVGGMGTMFDEIEQIQPENLILADGAWMAWIAMFVVTPLGAFMGPQMWTRMYATRSPRLFDLMPFLLAVAAISYVGSMLIGNSAVVLDPDVEQADQVLPVMLLEYAPVVLALVLIACGAAAAMSTANSQVHAMAASYTIDFHERYVQKDLPENKRVWVGRWAILVFSAIAYVMTLYVPGLLVTIGLVAFAGLAQVIIPTLGALFWKRASVTGASVGLVVGVGSLVLFTALPATVPGPFANGGGGLLSLLLNLVVFIGVSLVTRPRETGILARLAARTRDFDRGRWDSGSPQEELVRR comes from the coding sequence ATGTCCGCCACTGAGATCGCCGGACTGATCGTCATCGCCGCCTTCCTCCTCGTCCCCCTGGCCATGGGCGCCTTCGCCTCACGGAAGTCGACGGCCACTGCCGAGGACTTCTTCCTCCAGGGGCGGGCCATGGGATCCGTGGCGGTGTTCTTCACCGTGGCCGCCACATGGTGGAGCGCCTTCGCGTTCCTCGGGTCGAACGCCAGCTTCTATCTGGACGGGCCGCTGTACTGGACCGCCATCGCCTGGAACATCTTCTTCGGGGTCATGTACTACGTCGTGGGCAAGAGGATCTGGTTCCACGGCAAGCGCGGAGGTTACGTCACTCCGCGGGACTTCTTCGTCGACCTCTACGGCTCACGCAGGCTGGGCACCTTCATCGCCGTCATCCTGCTGGTGTTCACGCTTCCGCATCTGCAGATCCAGCTGACCGGCGGCGCGTACCTGATGGAGGTGGCCTCCGACGGGGCGCTTCCGTTCTGGCTCGCCGGCCTCCTCTTCTACCTGGTCATCATCATCTACGTCTGGTCCGGCGGGCTCCGCGCAGTGGCCTGGACCGACGTGTTCTACGGGGTGCTCCTGTTCCTCGGGATGATCACCGCCGGCATCTTCCTGGTCGGCGAGGTCGGCGGTATGGGGACCATGTTCGATGAGATCGAGCAGATCCAGCCGGAGAATCTCATCCTCGCCGACGGAGCCTGGATGGCCTGGATCGCCATGTTCGTGGTGACACCGCTGGGTGCATTCATGGGCCCCCAGATGTGGACCCGCATGTACGCCACCCGGTCACCACGGTTGTTCGACCTGATGCCCTTCCTTCTGGCGGTGGCGGCCATCAGCTATGTCGGCTCCATGCTCATCGGCAACTCCGCCGTGGTCCTCGATCCCGACGTCGAGCAGGCGGATCAGGTGCTGCCCGTCATGCTTCTCGAGTACGCTCCGGTGGTCCTCGCCCTGGTGCTGATCGCCTGTGGTGCGGCGGCGGCGATGTCCACCGCCAACTCCCAGGTCCATGCCATGGCGGCGAGCTACACGATCGACTTCCACGAGAGGTACGTGCAGAAGGACCTCCCCGAGAACAAACGGGTCTGGGTGGGGCGCTGGGCCATCCTGGTCTTCTCCGCGATCGCCTACGTGATGACCCTCTACGTGCCAGGGCTGTTGGTCACCATCGGGCTGGTCGCCTTCGCCGGTCTGGCGCAGGTCATCATTCCCACCCTGGGTGCGCTGTTCTGGAAGCGGGCCAGCGTCACCGGCGCCTCCGTGGGGCTCGTCGTCGGCGTCGGCAGCCTGGTGCTGTTCACCGCGCTGCCGGCCACGGTCCCGGGCCCCTTCGCCAACGGAGGTGGGGGCCTGCTCTCCCTGCTGCTGAACCTCGTGGTCTTCATCGGAGTCAGCCT